The following coding sequences lie in one Myxococcaceae bacterium JPH2 genomic window:
- a CDS encoding GNAT family N-acetyltransferase produces the protein MILRDVVDEDLPIFFEHQREPEGLRMAAFRSRERDAFMTHWRTKVLRPENITRTIVVDGVAVGNIVSWEQESKRLIGYWIGREHWGKGIATRAVSAFVELVPTRPLHAWVALHNVASIRVLEKCGFRAVLTQEPHRPDEVAEVLMELRST, from the coding sequence ATGATTCTCCGCGACGTCGTCGATGAGGACCTTCCTATCTTCTTTGAGCACCAGCGCGAACCGGAAGGGCTGCGCATGGCCGCGTTTCGTTCGCGCGAGCGCGATGCGTTCATGACTCACTGGCGGACCAAAGTGCTCCGCCCTGAGAACATCACTCGCACCATTGTCGTGGACGGCGTGGCTGTTGGAAACATCGTCAGTTGGGAGCAGGAATCCAAGCGCCTCATTGGCTATTGGATTGGACGCGAGCATTGGGGCAAGGGCATCGCGACCCGAGCCGTCTCTGCGTTTGTCGAACTTGTGCCCACCCGGCCGCTTCATGCGTGGGTCGCTCTCCACAACGTCGCATCCATTCGCGTCCTGGAGAAGTGTGGCTTCCGTGCTGTCCTCACCCAGGAACCGCATCGCCCGGATGAAGTCGCCGAGGTCCTGATGGAGCTTCGCTCGACGTAG